A section of the Corynebacterium auris genome encodes:
- a CDS encoding alpha/beta fold hydrolase, with amino-acid sequence MKIQRDGFTVFARVLGDATKPALLFLQGGPGNPAPRERYEWITHALTRYRVVLLDQRGTGNSTRIDRAVPSLISADVLARLRADSIVADAEAVRAELGIERWDVLGQSFGGFCLAHYLCAHPDSVGNAFFTGGLPTLTRGAEDVYRATFAKLKARHLRFYREVPFAERRVREVCRHLDNSEETVPTGERLSSRRFRTIGAALGQEGGFEALAALLEEPFHPGGALRTDFLAEVGQRVSFERDPLYAAIHETIYGGTVAGATNWAAERVAQTLPGFAPDADPSDEEFYLTGEHVFPFQFAEDPALRPFAQAADALAAKEDWGNLYAGAARFGNAYAVVYTDDVYVPRELSLETAEVFGARVYETSEWQHDGLRRHGKEVLEALFGMAEQRR; translated from the coding sequence ATGAAGATTCAGCGCGACGGGTTCACCGTCTTCGCCCGCGTGCTTGGCGACGCCACCAAGCCCGCCCTCCTGTTCCTCCAAGGCGGCCCCGGCAACCCCGCGCCCCGCGAGCGCTACGAGTGGATCACGCACGCGCTCACCCGCTACCGGGTCGTGCTGCTGGACCAGCGCGGCACCGGCAACTCCACCCGCATCGACCGCGCCGTGCCCTCGCTCATCAGCGCGGACGTGCTTGCGCGCCTGCGCGCCGACTCCATCGTCGCCGACGCCGAGGCGGTGCGGGCCGAGCTGGGCATCGAGCGCTGGGACGTGCTGGGCCAGTCCTTCGGGGGGTTCTGCCTGGCGCACTACCTGTGCGCGCACCCGGATAGCGTGGGCAACGCTTTCTTCACCGGCGGGCTGCCCACCCTCACGCGCGGGGCGGAAGATGTCTACCGCGCCACTTTTGCCAAGCTCAAGGCCCGGCACCTGAGGTTCTACCGGGAGGTACCGTTTGCCGAACGGCGCGTGCGCGAGGTGTGCCGCCACCTGGACAACTCGGAGGAGACGGTGCCCACCGGAGAGAGGCTGAGCTCCCGGCGCTTCCGCACCATCGGCGCGGCCCTCGGGCAGGAGGGAGGCTTCGAGGCTCTCGCCGCGCTGCTGGAGGAGCCCTTCCACCCCGGCGGGGCGCTGCGCACCGACTTCCTCGCCGAGGTGGGCCAGCGCGTCTCCTTCGAGCGTGACCCTCTCTACGCCGCGATCCACGAGACCATCTACGGCGGCACCGTCGCGGGCGCGACGAACTGGGCGGCCGAGCGGGTTGCGCAGACGCTGCCGGGCTTCGCCCCGGACGCCGACCCCTCGGACGAGGAGTTCTACCTCACCGGCGAACACGTCTTTCCTTTTCAGTTCGCCGAGGACCCGGCGCTTCGCCCCTTCGCGCAGGCGGCCGACGCCCTGGCCGCCAAAGAGGACTGGGGCAACCTCTACGCGGGCGCGGCGCGTTTCGGCAACGCTTACGCGGTGGTCTACACCGACGACGTCTACGTCCCGCGCGAGCTCTCGCTCGAGACCGCCGAGGTCTTCGGCGCGCGGGTCTATGAGACGAGCGAATGGCAGCACGACGGGCTGCGCCGCCACGGCAAAGAGGTGCTCGAGGCTCTGTTTGGCATGGCTGAGCAGCGCAGATAA
- the lepA gene encoding translation elongation factor 4, with translation MAAQTTNFAEQTFTDPSAIRNFCIIAHIDHGKSTLADRILQLSNVVNAREMRDQYLDNMDIERERGITIKAQNVRLPWTPASGEFAGQQTILQMIDTPGHVDFSYEVSRALEACEGAILLVDAAQGIEAQTLANLYMAMDKDLEIIPVLNKIDLPAADPDKYALELANIIGVEPEEVLRVSGKTGEGVPQLLDKLVELVPPPTSEFGADAPARALIFDSVYDTYRGVVTYVRMMDGTLEPNQQVQMMNTGVRHEILEIGVVSPTMKKTKGLGPGEVGYLITGVKDVRETRVGDTVTWASKGADEPLAGFEDVKPMVYSGLFPVSQEDFPALRESLEKLQLNDASLTWEPETSVALGFGFRCGFLGLLHMEITRDRLEREFGLDLISTAPSVTYRVVAEDGTEQYVHNPSDWPGGKLQAVYEPVVNMTIIVPQEFVGATMELCQSKRGAMKNMEYLSEDRVELRYIMPLGEIIFDFFDMLKSRTKGYASLNYEEAGEQEADLVKVDILLQGDPVDAFSAIVHKDSAQWYGNKMTKKLKELIPRQQFEVPVQAAIGSKIIARENIRALRKDVLSKCYGGDISRKRKLLEKQKAGKKRMKSIGSVTVPQEAFVAALSTDEE, from the coding sequence ATGGCTGCGCAGACGACGAATTTCGCGGAGCAGACGTTCACGGACCCTTCGGCCATCCGGAACTTCTGCATCATCGCCCACATCGACCACGGCAAATCCACCCTCGCCGACCGGATTCTCCAGCTTTCCAACGTGGTGAACGCGCGCGAGATGCGCGATCAGTACCTGGACAACATGGACATCGAGCGCGAGCGCGGCATTACCATCAAGGCTCAGAACGTGCGCCTGCCGTGGACTCCGGCATCGGGCGAGTTCGCCGGCCAGCAGACGATCCTGCAGATGATCGACACTCCCGGCCACGTCGATTTCTCTTACGAGGTCTCGCGCGCGCTCGAGGCGTGCGAGGGCGCCATCTTGCTTGTCGACGCAGCCCAGGGCATCGAAGCCCAGACCCTGGCCAACCTGTACATGGCCATGGACAAGGATCTCGAGATCATCCCGGTGCTCAACAAGATCGACCTGCCGGCGGCCGACCCCGACAAGTACGCCCTCGAGCTGGCCAACATCATCGGCGTCGAGCCGGAGGAGGTGCTACGCGTGTCCGGCAAGACGGGCGAGGGCGTGCCGCAGCTTCTCGACAAGCTCGTCGAGCTCGTCCCGCCGCCCACGTCCGAGTTCGGGGCCGACGCCCCGGCCCGCGCACTCATTTTCGACTCGGTCTACGACACCTACCGCGGCGTGGTCACTTACGTGCGCATGATGGACGGCACACTCGAGCCGAACCAGCAGGTGCAGATGATGAACACGGGCGTGCGCCACGAGATCCTCGAGATCGGCGTGGTCTCGCCCACGATGAAGAAGACGAAGGGCCTGGGCCCAGGCGAGGTGGGCTACCTCATCACCGGCGTCAAAGACGTGCGCGAGACGCGAGTGGGCGACACGGTCACGTGGGCGTCGAAAGGCGCGGACGAGCCTCTGGCGGGCTTCGAGGACGTCAAGCCGATGGTCTACTCGGGCCTGTTCCCCGTCAGCCAGGAGGACTTTCCGGCCCTGCGCGAGTCGCTGGAGAAGCTCCAGCTTAACGACGCCTCCCTGACGTGGGAGCCCGAAACCTCCGTGGCCCTGGGCTTCGGCTTCCGCTGCGGCTTCCTCGGCCTGCTCCACATGGAGATCACCCGCGACCGCCTCGAGCGAGAGTTCGGCCTCGACCTGATCTCCACCGCGCCGTCGGTGACCTACCGCGTCGTGGCGGAGGACGGCACCGAACAGTACGTGCACAACCCCTCGGACTGGCCGGGCGGGAAGCTGCAGGCGGTCTACGAACCGGTCGTGAACATGACCATCATCGTGCCGCAGGAGTTCGTGGGCGCGACGATGGAGCTGTGCCAGTCCAAGCGCGGCGCGATGAAGAACATGGAGTACCTCTCCGAGGACCGCGTGGAGCTGCGCTACATCATGCCGCTCGGCGAGATCATCTTCGACTTCTTCGACATGCTCAAGTCCCGCACGAAAGGCTACGCCTCGCTCAACTACGAGGAGGCCGGCGAGCAGGAGGCCGACCTGGTCAAGGTGGACATCCTGCTGCAGGGCGACCCCGTTGACGCGTTTTCCGCCATCGTGCACAAGGACTCGGCGCAGTGGTACGGCAACAAGATGACGAAGAAGCTCAAGGAGCTCATCCCGCGCCAGCAGTTCGAGGTGCCCGTGCAGGCGGCGATCGGATCGAAGATCATCGCCCGCGAGAACATCCGCGCGCTGCGCAAGGACGTCCTGTCGAAGTGCTACGGCGGCGACATCTCGCGCAAGCGCAAGCTGCTGGAAAAGCAGAAGGCGGGCAAGAAGCGCATGAAGTCCATCGGCTCGGTCACGGTGCCGCAGGAGGCCTTCGTCGCGGCGTTGTCGACCGACGAGGAGTAG